A region of Desulfobacterales bacterium DNA encodes the following proteins:
- the ispF gene encoding 2-C-methyl-D-erythritol 2,4-cyclodiphosphate synthase, which yields MRVGIGYDIHRLVEGRPLILGGVSIAYEKGLLGHSDADVLVHAVCDALLGAAGLGDIGIHFPDSDPQYKDISSLKLLSATCQLLTAEGFRILNLDATLFAEAPKLAPHRQKMQAILSQTMNIKPNEVNIKATTTEGLGVIGKGEGIGAMCIALID from the coding sequence ATGCGGGTGGGAATCGGATATGATATTCACCGTCTGGTGGAAGGGCGTCCGCTGATATTGGGCGGCGTTTCGATTGCGTATGAAAAGGGCTTGCTGGGCCATTCAGATGCCGATGTGCTGGTGCATGCTGTCTGTGATGCCTTGCTGGGTGCCGCTGGCTTGGGAGACATCGGAATTCATTTTCCAGACAGCGATCCCCAGTACAAAGACATCTCCAGTCTGAAACTGCTATCCGCGACCTGCCAACTGTTAACAGCTGAGGGGTTTCGGATTCTCAATCTTGATGCCACCTTATTTGCCGAAGCGCCAAAGCTCGCCCCCCACCGTCAGAAAATGCAAGCCATATTGTCCCAAACAATGAACATCAAACCAAATGAGGTTAATATCAAAGCAACGACCACAGAAGGTTTAGGGGTGATCGGCAAAGGGGAGGGCATCGGCGCGATGTGCATTGCCTTGATTGATTAA
- the uvrB gene encoding excinuclease ABC subunit UvrB: MTAFKLVSNFKPTGDQPQAIDALSHNLKNGKRHNVLLGVTGSGKTFTVANVIDRINKPTLVLAPNKTLAAQLYNEFKQLFPENAVEYFVSYYDYYQPEAYIPSTDTYIQKDSSINDMIDKLRHSATRSVLSRRDIVVVASVSCIFGLGAPEDYLAMRVDIETDMEFSRDTLLYDLISMHYERNDVDFYRGVFRVRGDRVEIFPAYEEDQAIRIDFFGDQVENIALIDALRGKVIKHLKRMTIFPASHYVTSKVTRKKAIDTILAELKQRIQYFRNEKKLIEAQRIEERTHFDLEMMQELGYCHGIENYSRHLTGRKPGAPPPTLLSYFPKDYLLIIDESHIAIPQLRGMYRGDRSRKETLVEYGFRLPSALDNRPLKFEESRQRMSQVVYVSATPAEYELTHAKDAVIELIVRPTGLIDPEVMVRSAQNQVDDLYEEILIRQKHDERVLVTTLTKRMAEDLTEYYSDLGVRVRYLHSDINTLERMDIIQELRLGKFDVLVGINLLREGLDIPEVSLVAILDADKEGFLRSNRSLIQTFGRAARNAEGAVILYADTVTNSMRQAMDETQRRRKIQHAYNKRHHITPQTIRKEVTQIFDFAKEAETIPKYEVADEVTEYKSLDDIDAVIESLESKMRAAAQELEFERAAALRDQIQRLKKLVILEI; the protein is encoded by the coding sequence ATGACCGCTTTCAAACTCGTTTCCAATTTTAAACCGACCGGGGATCAACCCCAGGCCATTGATGCGCTCAGTCACAATTTAAAGAACGGCAAGCGGCACAATGTGCTTTTGGGCGTAACCGGCTCGGGCAAAACATTTACAGTGGCCAATGTGATTGATAGAATCAACAAGCCAACCCTCGTGCTAGCGCCAAATAAAACCCTGGCAGCTCAGCTGTATAACGAGTTTAAGCAGTTGTTTCCGGAAAACGCGGTTGAATATTTTGTCAGCTATTATGATTATTATCAGCCCGAAGCCTATATTCCTTCCACAGACACCTATATTCAGAAAGATTCATCTATCAATGACATGATCGATAAGCTGCGCCATTCCGCTACCCGCTCAGTGCTGTCACGCAGAGACATTGTGGTGGTTGCCAGTGTCTCTTGCATTTTTGGTCTGGGCGCACCGGAAGACTATTTGGCCATGCGGGTGGATATTGAAACCGATATGGAATTTTCGCGGGACACCCTTCTATATGACCTGATCTCAATGCATTATGAACGCAACGATGTTGATTTTTACCGAGGTGTTTTCCGGGTGCGCGGTGACCGCGTTGAGATATTTCCAGCCTATGAAGAAGACCAAGCGATTCGAATCGATTTTTTTGGTGATCAAGTTGAAAACATTGCTCTAATCGATGCGCTCAGAGGAAAGGTAATCAAGCATTTGAAGCGGATGACCATTTTTCCGGCCAGCCATTATGTTACCTCCAAAGTCACCCGTAAAAAAGCAATTGACACGATTTTAGCGGAACTCAAGCAGCGAATCCAATATTTTAGAAATGAAAAAAAGCTGATCGAAGCCCAGCGCATTGAAGAGCGGACTCATTTTGATTTGGAAATGATGCAGGAGCTCGGTTACTGCCATGGTATTGAAAACTATTCCCGTCACCTGACCGGAAGAAAACCCGGCGCACCGCCGCCGACATTGCTCAGTTATTTTCCAAAGGATTATTTACTGATCATCGATGAAAGTCACATTGCGATTCCCCAGTTGCGCGGAATGTACCGCGGCGACCGTTCGCGAAAAGAAACCCTGGTTGAATATGGTTTTCGACTGCCGTCAGCGCTGGACAACCGACCGCTCAAATTTGAAGAATCGCGACAACGGATGTCGCAGGTGGTATACGTTTCAGCTACGCCGGCGGAATATGAGCTCACGCACGCCAAAGATGCAGTGATTGAATTGATCGTTCGCCCGACCGGACTGATCGATCCGGAAGTGATGGTTCGCAGCGCTCAAAACCAGGTAGATGATCTTTATGAAGAAATCTTAATCCGTCAAAAACATGATGAAAGGGTTCTGGTCACGACCTTGACCAAACGAATGGCGGAAGACCTAACCGAATATTATTCTGACCTGGGCGTTCGTGTTCGTTATTTGCATTCAGACATCAACACGCTTGAACGCATGGATATTATTCAAGAACTGCGACTGGGCAAATTTGATGTTTTGGTGGGTATTAATCTGTTGCGCGAAGGTTTAGACATACCTGAGGTGTCGCTGGTGGCTATCTTAGATGCCGACAAGGAAGGATTTTTGCGATCAAATCGATCATTGATTCAAACTTTCGGCCGAGCTGCCCGAAATGCTGAAGGAGCGGTGATTTTATATGCGGATACGGTCACAAACTCCATGCGCCAGGCCATGGACGAAACCCAGCGCCGAAGGAAAATACAGCATGCTTACAACAAACGACATCACATCACGCCGCAAACCATTCGCAAGGAGGTGACTCAGATTTTCGATTTCGCCAAAGAAGCTGAGACAATCCCCAAATATGAGGTAGCAGACGAGGTCACGGAGTATAAGTCTTTGGATGATATTGATGCCGTCATTGAATCTCTAGAAAGTAAAATGCGCGCAGCGGCTCAGGAACTGGAATTTGAAAGGGCCGCGGCATTGCGCGACCAGATCCAAAGATTGAAAAAATTGGTGATCCTTGAGATTTGA
- the uvrC gene encoding excinuclease ABC subunit UvrC, translating to MKNQTSPYESPPELMDKLARTAHEPGVYLLKDNQGAIIYIGKARDLRKRLAAYFKNKGPIDMKTGVLVKKVADIETILTGNEKEALILESNLIKRHRPRYNVVLKDDKRYPSLRLDLKEDYPSFTIVRKIGQDDASYFGPFASAHAVRETLKTINKTFKLRKCRAKDFKTRTRPCLHCQMEGCLAPCCLDVDPRVYREQVNEAIMFLNGRTKDLIARIKKQMDTAARVQEFEKAARLRDKIFSLQRTIEKQIAVTTDFEDRDVFAIVRSDGHTLVMVFNVVGGFLKGTRHFSFEETISTDAEAMGMFIRQYYDKTRLLPAEILVSLEMQDARLIEAWFKSEKNKKVKILNPKRGEKAKLLAMAMRNAENELKGLLAARRSEMELLQRLQTKLKLSRLPLRIECFDNSNISGRQPVASMVVFEKGKPQKSAYRKFKIKAVPMQDDYAYMVEVLGRRLGKLNSQRPSEMRPDLLMVDGGRGQLSVALAVIKELNLEDQFEVIAIAKKDEKKGQTQDKIFKPGRTNPIAIGKDTDLLLFLQRIRDEAHRFAISFHRRSRTKAALHSELDSIPGVGKKRKAILLKHFKSIKKIREAGIDQLNALPGIPSSTAEAIQQYFKLKSG from the coding sequence ATGAAAAATCAAACATCACCATATGAATCACCACCTGAGCTGATGGACAAACTTGCCCGCACCGCTCATGAACCCGGTGTGTATTTGCTGAAAGATAACCAAGGAGCCATTATCTACATCGGCAAAGCACGTGACCTGAGAAAGCGCCTGGCAGCCTATTTTAAGAACAAAGGCCCTATTGATATGAAAACCGGGGTGCTGGTCAAAAAAGTTGCTGATATTGAGACCATCCTTACCGGCAATGAGAAAGAGGCCTTAATTTTGGAATCCAATTTGATCAAGCGCCACCGGCCTCGATACAACGTGGTGCTCAAGGACGACAAACGCTATCCCTCTTTGCGACTGGATTTAAAGGAAGACTATCCCAGTTTCACCATTGTGCGTAAAATCGGGCAGGATGATGCCAGCTATTTTGGACCGTTTGCTTCCGCCCATGCTGTTCGCGAGACCCTTAAAACCATCAACAAAACCTTTAAGCTGCGAAAATGCCGTGCCAAGGATTTTAAAACCCGGACACGACCCTGCCTGCATTGTCAAATGGAAGGTTGTCTGGCGCCATGCTGTCTGGATGTCGACCCCCGCGTCTACCGGGAACAGGTCAATGAGGCCATTATGTTTCTTAATGGTCGCACCAAAGATTTGATCGCCAGAATCAAAAAGCAAATGGACACCGCTGCCCGCGTCCAGGAGTTTGAAAAAGCGGCACGCCTCAGGGACAAAATATTTTCACTGCAGCGCACGATTGAAAAGCAAATTGCGGTCACCACCGATTTTGAAGATAGAGATGTTTTTGCGATTGTGCGATCAGACGGTCATACACTGGTGATGGTGTTCAATGTTGTCGGCGGATTTCTAAAAGGGACACGCCATTTCAGCTTTGAAGAAACCATCTCAACTGATGCCGAAGCCATGGGCATGTTTATCCGGCAATATTATGATAAAACCCGTTTGCTGCCGGCAGAAATCCTGGTCTCACTGGAAATGCAGGATGCCCGGCTAATTGAAGCATGGTTTAAATCCGAAAAGAACAAGAAAGTAAAAATCCTAAATCCCAAAAGAGGGGAGAAAGCCAAACTGCTGGCGATGGCCATGCGCAATGCCGAAAATGAGCTCAAAGGCTTGTTAGCTGCCCGCAGAAGTGAAATGGAACTGCTGCAGCGCCTGCAAACAAAGCTTAAGTTGTCCCGTCTGCCCTTACGTATCGAGTGTTTTGACAATTCCAATATTTCCGGACGCCAGCCGGTTGCCAGCATGGTGGTTTTTGAAAAAGGCAAACCTCAAAAATCCGCCTACCGCAAATTTAAGATTAAAGCGGTTCCCATGCAGGATGACTATGCCTACATGGTTGAAGTTTTAGGGCGGCGACTAGGAAAATTGAATTCACAGCGCCCATCTGAGATGCGTCCGGATCTGCTGATGGTGGACGGGGGCAGGGGGCAGTTGAGCGTTGCACTGGCAGTTATTAAGGAGCTGAATCTCGAAGACCAGTTCGAGGTAATTGCGATCGCTAAAAAAGATGAAAAAAAAGGTCAAACACAGGATAAGATATTTAAACCGGGTCGCACCAACCCCATCGCCATTGGCAAAGATACAGATTTACTTCTTTTCTTACAGCGTATCAGAGACGAGGCGCATCGCTTTGCTATTTCCTTTCACCGCAGAAGCAGGACTAAAGCTGCTTTACATTCAGAACTCGATTCCATTCCAGGTGTCGGCAAAAAGAGAAAAGCCATTTTGCTGAAGCACTTCAAAAGTATAAAAAAAATCCGGGAAGCCGGCATCGATCAACTCAATGCGCTTCCCGGAATCCCTTCTTCAACCGCTGAAGCGATCCAGCAATACTTCAAGCTCAAATCTGGATAG
- the mdh gene encoding malate dehydrogenase, with product MDKKVTVIGAGHVGATAAQRLAEKELCDVVLIDIVEGVPQGKSLDLTEAAPIEKHDAHLTGANSYEDSADSDIVIITAGIPRKPGMSRDDLISTNAGIVKTVTEQVTAASPNTILIIVSNPLDAMCHVAHQTSGFPKERVIGMAGVLDSARFRAFIAMELNVSVENTHAFVLGGHGDTMVPLPRYSTVAGIPITELMAQDRIDALVDRTRNGGAEIVGLLKTGSAYYAPASAAVEMAESILKDKKKILPCAVYLEGQYGIKDLFIGVPVKLGSKGAEEVIEITLTDSEKAALQHSADAVQELKDILSKLDY from the coding sequence ATGGATAAAAAAGTAACCGTTATCGGGGCTGGACACGTCGGTGCCACAGCCGCCCAGCGACTGGCGGAGAAAGAGCTCTGCGATGTGGTTCTAATTGATATTGTCGAAGGCGTTCCCCAGGGAAAATCACTGGATTTGACTGAAGCAGCTCCTATTGAGAAACATGATGCCCATTTGACCGGCGCCAATTCGTATGAAGATTCCGCTGATTCAGATATTGTTATCATTACAGCCGGCATTCCCCGAAAACCGGGAATGAGTCGTGATGACCTGATCAGCACCAATGCCGGGATCGTCAAAACCGTTACTGAACAGGTTACCGCCGCGTCGCCGAATACCATCCTCATTATTGTCAGCAATCCATTGGATGCCATGTGCCACGTAGCCCATCAGACGAGTGGTTTTCCCAAAGAGCGCGTTATCGGAATGGCAGGGGTTTTGGATTCTGCCCGTTTTCGTGCATTTATTGCCATGGAGCTTAATGTCTCGGTTGAGAATACCCATGCGTTTGTTTTAGGCGGTCACGGTGATACAATGGTGCCTTTACCGCGATACTCCACTGTTGCCGGAATTCCAATTACCGAGTTAATGGCGCAAGACCGCATTGATGCGCTAGTGGACCGCACGCGCAACGGAGGCGCTGAAATTGTTGGCTTGTTAAAAACCGGCAGTGCCTACTATGCACCGGCTTCTGCCGCGGTTGAAATGGCCGAATCCATTCTAAAAGACAAAAAGAAAATTTTGCCATGCGCCGTTTATCTTGAGGGCCAATATGGCATCAAAGACCTGTTTATCGGGGTCCCCGTTAAACTGGGATCCAAAGGCGCAGAAGAGGTCATTGAGATCACCTTAACCGATTCGGAAAAAGCCGCTTTGCAACATTCAGCAGATGCGGTCCAGGAGCTGAAGGATATCCTCAGCAAGCTGGATTACTAG
- a CDS encoding acetate--CoA ligase family protein: MDISVLRSAIKNKAKNEMNEVEAKCLLNEFNVPVVPETMALDDKEALKAADAFGFPVVVKGLGSALAHKTERGLVHLNLSHQKAVQKALAAIRAAAGDDLEGFVVQPQIQGQRELVAGLFRDPQFGPVIMFGIGGVFTEALADVSFRLAPINETDASEMLGEIRASAFLGPFRGEQAINRQQIIQTLIGLSRIAIEFPHIAEIDINPLLASSDGRLWAVDALVVLGSKTEKEQLLPPPVSPDAIGAIFYPKSIAFVGASAQMGKWGHMLMANTISGGYEGQVFLVNPNTETIAGRKTYPSVSDIPDPVDLAVVTIPSFLVLDLIPQLKQKGIKNMLLITSGFGETGETGKQLEAKLVAAARKADILILGPNTMGICNPHIHFYCTGFPAKPRAGSTTMVSQSGNMGVQLLAFAEQQGIGIRGFCGSGNEAMMCIEDYLDGLEVDTLTRTAVLYIESVKNGRRFFEGARRVGRKKPIVLLKGGESQAGKRAAASHTGALTTDKRVFDAVCRQAGIVKVDVPMELLDLGAAFSSLPLPKGSRVAIMTLGGGWGVVTADLCAHYGLDVIALSPDIIKAIDQILPPYWSRSNPIDLVGERDPTIPMAVLDLLLKWDGCDAVINLGIVGRRQVMKSHGAAVLKADPTYSADVIEKIHAEFKKFEKDYIVQIIDLMETYQKPVIGVSMLPDEKHQTVYPHQDRPYKGVFFSTPERAVGAFAKMVQYQRFLSRDV; the protein is encoded by the coding sequence ATGGATATTTCGGTTTTGCGGTCCGCTATCAAAAATAAAGCCAAAAATGAGATGAATGAAGTTGAGGCCAAGTGTCTTCTGAATGAATTCAATGTGCCGGTGGTACCGGAAACGATGGCACTGGATGATAAGGAAGCCCTTAAAGCAGCTGACGCATTTGGCTTCCCGGTAGTGGTCAAAGGGCTGGGTTCTGCGTTGGCGCATAAAACCGAGCGGGGGCTGGTGCATTTAAACCTGAGCCATCAGAAGGCGGTTCAAAAAGCGCTGGCGGCCATCCGAGCAGCGGCAGGAGATGATTTGGAGGGGTTTGTCGTCCAGCCGCAAATCCAAGGCCAGCGAGAGCTGGTGGCCGGTTTGTTTCGTGACCCGCAATTTGGGCCGGTTATCATGTTTGGTATTGGCGGGGTGTTTACGGAAGCATTGGCGGATGTCAGTTTTCGCCTGGCCCCGATCAACGAAACCGACGCAAGCGAAATGCTGGGTGAAATTCGTGCCAGCGCATTTCTGGGCCCTTTTCGCGGAGAGCAGGCAATTAATCGTCAGCAGATTATACAAACCCTTATTGGGCTGTCCCGCATCGCAATTGAGTTTCCTCACATTGCAGAGATCGATATCAATCCACTGCTGGCGTCTTCCGACGGCCGACTCTGGGCGGTTGATGCTTTGGTGGTGCTCGGAAGCAAGACCGAAAAGGAACAGCTGTTACCGCCGCCTGTTTCCCCGGATGCCATTGGAGCTATTTTTTATCCCAAATCAATTGCTTTTGTAGGCGCTTCGGCCCAAATGGGCAAATGGGGCCACATGTTGATGGCAAACACCATCAGCGGCGGATATGAAGGCCAGGTGTTTCTCGTTAATCCCAACACAGAAACCATTGCCGGTCGCAAAACGTATCCCAGCGTCAGCGATATACCGGACCCGGTTGATCTGGCAGTAGTGACCATTCCGTCCTTCTTGGTGCTGGACCTCATTCCCCAACTGAAGCAAAAAGGCATCAAAAACATGTTGTTGATCACCTCGGGCTTTGGCGAAACCGGAGAAACCGGAAAACAATTGGAAGCTAAATTGGTGGCGGCCGCCCGCAAAGCTGACATTCTCATCCTAGGCCCCAACACCATGGGAATTTGCAATCCGCACATTCATTTTTACTGCACCGGTTTTCCCGCCAAGCCCAGAGCAGGATCAACTACCATGGTTTCACAATCCGGTAATATGGGCGTGCAGCTACTGGCCTTTGCCGAGCAACAGGGTATCGGGATTCGTGGCTTCTGCGGATCCGGCAATGAAGCCATGATGTGCATCGAAGATTATCTGGATGGACTGGAGGTTGACACCCTGACGCGCACCGCCGTGCTCTATATAGAAAGCGTTAAAAACGGACGTCGATTTTTTGAAGGCGCACGCCGGGTGGGGCGGAAAAAGCCCATCGTGCTTCTTAAAGGCGGTGAGAGTCAAGCGGGCAAAAGAGCCGCTGCCAGTCACACCGGCGCCCTGACCACCGATAAACGGGTATTTGATGCGGTATGTCGCCAGGCCGGTATTGTAAAGGTCGATGTGCCCATGGAGTTACTCGATTTGGGGGCCGCATTTTCATCGTTGCCCCTGCCCAAAGGCAGTCGCGTCGCCATCATGACACTAGGCGGCGGCTGGGGGGTCGTCACTGCTGACCTGTGCGCGCATTATGGCCTCGATGTAATTGCGCTTTCCCCGGACATCATCAAGGCCATTGACCAAATCCTGCCGCCGTATTGGAGCCGCTCTAATCCCATTGATTTGGTTGGTGAGCGCGATCCAACAATCCCCATGGCCGTTCTGGATTTGTTGCTCAAATGGGACGGCTGTGATGCAGTGATTAACCTGGGCATTGTTGGCCGTCGACAGGTAATGAAAAGTCACGGGGCAGCAGTGTTAAAGGCCGATCCGACGTATTCTGCTGATGTTATCGAAAAAATACACGCCGAATTTAAAAAATTTGAAAAGGATTACATCGTCCAGATCATCGATCTGATGGAAACCTATCAAAAGCCTGTTATAGGGGTCAGCATGCTGCCGGATGAGAAACACCAGACCGTTTATCCGCATCAAGACCGCCCTTACAAGGGTGTATTTTTCTCCACACCCGAGCGTGCGGTAGGCGCATTTGCCAAGATGGTGCAGTATCAAAGGTTTTTGAGTCGAGATGTGTGA
- the recD gene encoding exodeoxyribonuclease V subunit alpha, whose protein sequence is MNKDTIRELQTIGMLSAIDVHFAAFISNCSPDHDADLFLAAGLVSHATGRGDICLDLETVAGQRLANDKADTTLSVICPPLDVWLEKLKASPAIGIPGDIRPLILDPHHRLYLYRYWEYEQAIIHSIKRKTQIPPQDLELDRLKEILQRLFPETDHQKVDWQKIAAAVACLKHFCVITGGPGTGKTFTVTKVLALLLELLADQRPNIYLAAPTGKAAARLTDALEQARQHMDCNEQIKSAFPSEVFTIHRLLKPIEGSPYFRHNAENPLLADAVIVDEASMVDLALMAKLLQAIPDRARLIIIGDKDQLASVEAGSVLGDICDRNVMHGFSAAFKTQLQKCTGEKLDLMVPTADTAFGLQDSIVVLQKSYRFATGSGIGALSRTINTGQVDRALDILKDSAEKSLAWQKLSLDADLMAALPEQIVSAYRPCLTTRDPAEALRCLEHFKILCALNIGPLGVETINLLAEQILSRHYLIQPHPHAENPWYAGRPVLITRNRYPLGLFNGDIGITLPLDSDTSGELVVYFRARDGGIRWFLPHQLPAHQTVYAMTVHKSQGSEFDDVLLILPNKDVPILTRELIYTALTRARKKITIWGKSEILRSALNRRIQRTSGLRDALWDFRKQKSE, encoded by the coding sequence ATGAATAAAGACACAATCAGAGAACTGCAAACGATCGGAATGCTGTCAGCCATCGATGTTCATTTTGCGGCATTTATCAGTAACTGTTCACCGGATCATGATGCCGACCTATTTTTAGCCGCCGGTTTGGTGAGCCATGCCACCGGCAGGGGCGATATTTGTCTGGATCTTGAAACGGTTGCCGGTCAGAGACTAGCGAATGACAAGGCGGACACAACCCTGTCAGTGATTTGTCCGCCGCTGGATGTTTGGTTAGAAAAGTTGAAAGCCAGCCCGGCAATCGGCATCCCCGGTGACATTCGCCCGTTAATTTTGGATCCCCATCATCGGCTCTATCTTTACCGATACTGGGAATACGAACAAGCGATTATCCATTCGATTAAACGCAAAACACAGATTCCGCCGCAGGATTTGGAACTTGATCGTCTCAAGGAAATCCTGCAGCGTTTATTTCCCGAAACCGACCACCAGAAAGTGGATTGGCAAAAAATAGCCGCAGCCGTTGCCTGTTTAAAGCATTTTTGCGTCATCACTGGCGGTCCCGGAACCGGCAAAACCTTTACGGTCACCAAAGTATTGGCATTGCTGCTTGAACTGCTCGCTGATCAGCGGCCTAACATATATCTGGCAGCCCCAACCGGCAAAGCCGCTGCTCGCCTCACAGATGCTTTGGAGCAGGCCCGACAACACATGGACTGCAATGAGCAAATCAAAAGCGCATTTCCCTCTGAGGTGTTCACGATTCACCGCCTGCTCAAACCCATTGAAGGGTCACCGTATTTTCGCCACAATGCAGAAAATCCTTTGCTGGCGGATGCGGTGATTGTGGATGAAGCTTCCATGGTGGATCTGGCCCTGATGGCCAAATTGCTGCAAGCCATACCTGACAGAGCGCGCTTAATAATCATCGGCGATAAGGATCAATTGGCTTCAGTTGAAGCCGGTTCGGTGCTGGGGGATATCTGTGATCGCAACGTCATGCACGGTTTTTCAGCCGCGTTTAAAACCCAGTTGCAGAAATGTACCGGTGAAAAACTGGATCTGATGGTGCCAACCGCTGATACGGCATTCGGTTTGCAGGATTCCATCGTGGTGCTGCAAAAAAGCTATCGTTTTGCGACCGGCAGCGGCATTGGCGCCTTGAGCCGGACGATAAACACAGGACAAGTGGATCGCGCCTTAGACATCCTAAAGGACAGCGCTGAAAAATCTCTGGCATGGCAGAAGCTGAGCTTGGATGCCGATTTGATGGCTGCATTGCCCGAGCAGATTGTCAGCGCTTATCGACCCTGTCTGACGACCCGAGATCCGGCAGAGGCTTTAAGATGTTTGGAACATTTTAAAATACTGTGCGCTCTTAATATCGGGCCGCTGGGCGTTGAAACCATCAATTTGCTGGCGGAGCAGATTTTAAGCCGCCACTATTTAATTCAACCTCATCCGCATGCGGAAAATCCATGGTATGCGGGACGTCCCGTATTAATTACCCGCAACCGTTATCCACTGGGCTTGTTCAATGGTGACATCGGAATTACCCTGCCATTGGATAGTGACACCAGCGGCGAATTGGTCGTTTATTTTCGCGCTCGTGATGGCGGCATCCGTTGGTTTTTGCCGCATCAACTCCCAGCACACCAGACGGTGTATGCCATGACCGTCCACAAAAGTCAGGGATCTGAATTTGATGATGTGCTGCTGATTTTGCCGAACAAAGACGTTCCGATCTTAACGCGAGAACTGATTTACACCGCCCTGACCCGCGCGCGCAAAAAAATCACCATCTGGGGAAAATCGGAGATCCTTCGGAGTGCATTGAATCGCAGAATCCAGCGAACTTCAGGTTTGCGGGATGCTTTGTGGGATTTCAGGAAACAGAAGTCAGAATAG
- a CDS encoding DUF4388 domain-containing protein has protein sequence MALSGNFETFDLNSIFQLLSDDQKTGVLKVRNEDKEIRIYMKDGEIIYATGSHKKDRLGKVLIEQDIISPQRLKDTIQQQIEFLIFNLFLWNQGEFEYEDAALNTKGMIVARINVVSLLLEASRKIDEIAVLKKQIPSDMLVYRLTGKISGKDNDQVTLTAAELRIMGLVDGHRSLRQVIRDGGFDEYSGYKTVYSLLSSGLIEQKTDEPAMASAKQHEKEQKQKSRDYAAIITVYHGILQILFRNIEGELGNEALVIFDQSKQVSACQPYYIFRNLQPNHSVDINVRKISQELNVIPNYQDACQVLIKSFNEFLLNILSKVQDLLGPKMVQLIIQDIDTALPGGKTDQARIGDGEHAISEIKLALSRAQKHISSKQKPWMKICPDRGLSAQLTAGNSGAAIS, from the coding sequence ATGGCGTTATCCGGTAATTTCGAAACATTTGATTTAAACAGTATTTTTCAGCTATTGAGCGATGATCAGAAGACCGGTGTGCTGAAGGTTCGCAATGAAGATAAAGAGATCCGAATTTATATGAAAGACGGGGAAATCATTTACGCAACCGGATCCCACAAAAAAGATCGCCTGGGCAAAGTTCTCATCGAGCAGGATATCATCAGCCCGCAAAGACTTAAAGATACAATCCAGCAGCAGATTGAATTTCTCATATTCAACTTGTTTTTATGGAACCAAGGCGAATTTGAATATGAAGATGCAGCGCTCAACACCAAAGGGATGATTGTCGCTAGAATTAATGTGGTCAGCCTGCTGCTTGAGGCCTCCCGCAAAATAGACGAAATAGCGGTACTGAAGAAACAAATCCCCAGCGATATGCTCGTTTATCGTTTGACCGGTAAAATCAGTGGCAAAGATAATGATCAAGTGACTTTGACTGCTGCCGAACTGAGGATCATGGGTCTGGTTGACGGGCATCGTTCTCTTCGGCAAGTGATCCGGGACGGTGGCTTTGATGAATATTCCGGCTACAAAACCGTCTATTCATTGCTTTCATCCGGTCTTATTGAGCAAAAAACCGACGAACCAGCAATGGCATCGGCAAAGCAACATGAAAAAGAACAAAAACAAAAATCTAGGGATTACGCAGCCATCATCACAGTTTACCACGGAATCCTCCAAATATTATTTCGCAACATTGAAGGTGAACTCGGAAACGAGGCGTTGGTAATTTTTGACCAATCCAAACAGGTCAGCGCCTGCCAGCCCTATTACATATTCCGTAACTTACAACCGAATCACAGCGTTGACATTAATGTCCGTAAAATTTCGCAAGAACTAAACGTCATACCGAACTATCAAGATGCCTGCCAGGTACTCATTAAGAGTTTCAATGAATTTTTGTTGAATATCCTGTCAAAAGTCCAAGATCTGTTAGGCCCCAAGATGGTACAACTTATCATACAGGATATTGACACAGCACTGCCGGGCGGCAAAACCGATCAAGCCCGCATCGGCGATGGTGAGCACGCCATCAGTGAGATAAAACTGGCCCTGTCCAGGGCACAAAAACATATCAGCTCTAAACAAAAACCATGGATGAAGATTTGCCCTGATCGAGGTCTGTCGGCACAGCTAACGGCCGGCAATTCTGGCGCCGCCATAAGCTAA